In Candidatus Sulfurimonas marisnigri, a single genomic region encodes these proteins:
- a CDS encoding ArsR/SmtB family transcription factor — protein MLDMSEKIKIFKALGNETRFKIFKNIFSGGYACSIDGTKPKDDIIAQATCVTSIANEFDFALPTISRHLKELRDAKIITMKKSKNKIYIEPNVETMKEISESLSALINDYEKGVVYQFDNTK, from the coding sequence ATGCTTGATATGAGTGAGAAGATAAAAATTTTTAAAGCCCTTGGAAACGAGACAAGATTTAAGATTTTTAAAAATATTTTCAGCGGAGGGTATGCTTGTTCAATTGATGGGACAAAACCAAAAGATGACATAATTGCTCAGGCCACATGCGTAACGAGTATCGCAAACGAGTTTGATTTTGCACTTCCTACAATATCACGTCATTTAAAAGAGCTAAGAGATGCAAAAATAATAACTATGAAAAAAAGTAAGAATAAGATTTACATTGAACCTAATGTTGAGACAATGAAAGAGATATCTGAATCTCTTAGTGCATTAATAAATGATTATGAAAAAGGGGTTGTATATCAATTTGACAACACTAAGTAG
- a CDS encoding radical SAM protein, with protein sequence MINYSHPLFRPPAEADNVIIQATYGCSYNNCSFCSMYKTKSYKVRDMEDVFKDIDKLATHYPAASKIFLADGDALSLDTSYLVKLLQYLQKSFVKLRRVSLYASAQNLLEKSQEELELLVFNKLNLIYYGVESGSDTVLKKITKGVNSSQIIESLNRASASGMKISATVILGIGGEKYTTEHIQDTAKIVNATTLNYLSTLQLGLEDDAKDNFYKHFNDFTMLDDYQILDEQKRFLQLLNPLNKVIFRSNHASNALHLSGTIPKDRDRLIEELDTALEIGRDALVPEIFRSF encoded by the coding sequence ATGATAAACTACTCACACCCACTATTTAGACCTCCTGCAGAAGCTGATAACGTAATTATTCAAGCAACATACGGTTGTAGTTACAATAACTGTAGCTTTTGTTCCATGTATAAAACAAAGAGCTATAAAGTAAGAGATATGGAAGATGTTTTTAAAGATATAGATAAATTGGCTACACATTATCCAGCGGCAAGTAAAATTTTTCTAGCCGATGGTGATGCGCTCTCTTTGGATACAAGCTATCTGGTTAAATTACTTCAATACCTCCAGAAATCATTTGTTAAACTAAGGAGGGTGTCGCTGTATGCATCTGCACAAAATCTTCTTGAAAAATCACAAGAGGAGCTAGAACTTCTTGTGTTTAACAAACTAAACTTAATCTACTATGGAGTTGAGTCAGGAAGCGATACAGTACTAAAAAAGATTACTAAAGGTGTTAACTCAAGCCAAATCATAGAGTCTCTAAATAGAGCCTCTGCTTCTGGTATGAAAATATCAGCAACAGTTATTTTAGGTATAGGAGGAGAGAAGTATACAACTGAGCATATCCAAGATACTGCTAAGATTGTAAATGCTACAACTCTCAACTATCTATCAACTCTGCAGTTAGGTTTAGAAGATGATGCTAAAGATAATTTTTATAAACACTTTAATGATTTTACTATGCTTGACGATTACCAGATATTAGATGAGCAGAAAAGATTTTTACAACTCTTAAACCCTCTAAATAAAGTAATATTTCGCTCTAATCACGCTTCTAATGCCCTGCATCTCTCAGGAACAATCCCAAAGGATAGAGATAGGTTAATAGAGGAGTTAGACACAGCATTGGAAATTGGCAGAGATGCTTTAGTGCCTGAGATATTTAGAAGTTTTTAA
- a CDS encoding ATP-binding protein: protein MGKYLQFVKRSVFLWSFLLFIIIFISLKQLGSWYVSNIIEHHNKNILTELTAHGNTLDEALDKRFALLYGLKTYIEVQLNATQGNLDLNNSEIFNFAKSMHEYSSAIRNITIAPNAIQSFVYPAEDNKEVLGHNLLSDTRISVVENIKKAIETKEPILDGPYELRQGGLGVVLRLALFKDENFWGIIAIAIDLPNIFLETGMLSSKSGFDIAVRSMDNKIIAGSIKEKPAVQVKHRVIIFDKYVDLIAYPAKNFYYDYFPWIINSIVLIIAIMLSSIVYIVANRQVYLKSAIEKASFELQKESQDLKTIIQEAPNPIMIHNEDGEVMMINKVWERLTGYNYEEINTIEKWVEKAYGKKSLVAKKYIDKLYTMDEPSDHGEYNLRTSNGNIITWQFSSAPLNIIGGKRTVISSAMDITELKRKDELMIVQSRHAAMGEMIGMIAHQWRQPLSVIAMNANNMLIDIALDDFNESKAEEYSKNVIKHTKYLSDTIDDFRNFFKPDKSISKVKVKNILEKTYVIIKDSLANNNIELITSYNSDSEVEVYQRELMQVFVNILNNAKDALEVKHIRSPIIEVKIYEDKEYVNTEICDNGIGIDKAILSKIFNPYFSTKDEKNGTGLGLYMSKMIIENHLHGTIEVINKDIGTCFRIRLKKSKS, encoded by the coding sequence ATGGGTAAATATTTGCAATTTGTAAAAAGATCTGTTTTTTTATGGTCTTTTCTTCTTTTTATTATAATTTTCATCTCTCTTAAACAGCTTGGTTCTTGGTATGTTTCTAACATCATTGAACATCACAATAAAAATATTTTAACCGAATTGACTGCTCATGGAAACACCTTAGATGAGGCACTTGATAAACGTTTTGCTCTACTTTATGGACTCAAAACATATATAGAGGTTCAACTTAATGCAACTCAAGGAAATCTGGATTTAAATAATTCTGAAATCTTTAACTTTGCAAAATCTATGCACGAATATTCATCAGCAATTAGAAACATCACTATTGCGCCAAACGCAATACAAAGCTTCGTCTATCCGGCTGAAGATAACAAAGAAGTTCTAGGACACAATCTTTTAAGCGACACACGAATCTCCGTTGTTGAAAATATTAAAAAAGCTATAGAGACAAAAGAGCCAATACTTGATGGACCTTACGAGCTGCGTCAAGGGGGACTTGGAGTTGTTTTACGTTTAGCTCTCTTCAAAGATGAAAATTTTTGGGGGATTATTGCTATCGCTATTGATTTGCCAAATATTTTTTTAGAAACAGGTATGTTATCATCAAAATCTGGTTTTGATATTGCTGTGCGCAGTATGGATAACAAAATTATTGCAGGTTCAATTAAAGAGAAGCCAGCAGTTCAAGTTAAACATAGAGTTATAATTTTTGACAAATATGTAGATTTAATAGCATATCCTGCTAAAAACTTCTATTATGATTATTTTCCTTGGATAATTAACTCAATCGTATTAATTATTGCTATTATGTTAAGTTCTATTGTTTATATTGTAGCTAATAGACAAGTTTATCTCAAATCTGCTATTGAAAAAGCCTCTTTTGAACTACAAAAAGAATCACAAGATTTGAAAACAATAATTCAAGAAGCACCTAACCCTATTATGATACATAATGAAGACGGGGAAGTTATGATGATAAACAAAGTCTGGGAGAGACTAACCGGATATAACTATGAAGAGATAAATACAATAGAAAAATGGGTTGAAAAAGCTTATGGCAAAAAATCGTTAGTTGCTAAAAAGTATATTGATAAGCTCTATACCATGGATGAACCATCTGACCATGGCGAATATAATCTTCGCACAAGTAATGGAAATATTATTACTTGGCAATTTAGTTCAGCTCCTTTAAATATAATAGGTGGTAAACGCACTGTAATATCTTCTGCCATGGATATCACGGAGCTAAAAAGAAAAGATGAACTGATGATTGTTCAATCTCGCCATGCTGCTATGGGAGAGATGATTGGGATGATAGCTCACCAGTGGAGACAGCCTCTGAGTGTGATTGCCATGAATGCCAACAATATGCTTATTGATATTGCACTGGATGATTTCAATGAAAGTAAAGCAGAAGAGTATTCTAAAAATGTTATTAAACATACTAAATATTTATCAGATACAATAGATGATTTTAGAAACTTTTTTAAACCTGATAAATCTATCTCTAAAGTAAAAGTAAAAAACATTCTTGAAAAAACATATGTAATTATTAAAGATAGCCTCGCTAATAATAACATTGAACTAATTACATCTTATAATTCCGATTCTGAAGTAGAGGTGTATCAAAGGGAATTGATGCAGGTATTTGTTAATATTCTCAATAATGCCAAAGATGCATTAGAAGTAAAGCACATCAGAAGTCCAATAATAGAAGTAAAGATCTATGAAGATAAAGAGTATGTAAATACTGAAATTTGCGACAACGGGATTGGCATCGATAAGGCAATTTTATCTAAAATATTCAATCCATATTTCAGCACAAAAGATGAAAAAAATGGAACAGGTTTAGGTCTTTATATGAGTAAGATGATTATTGAAAATCACCTTCATGGTACTATTGAGGTTATCAATAAAGATATTGGAACATGTTTTAGAATACGCCTTAAAAAATCTAAAAGTTAG
- the dsbD gene encoding protein-disulfide reductase DsbD, with amino-acid sequence MKKIILFVFSSILLFGAQPKFLMPEEAFKPTAQVNNNTQIEAKIEIAKDIYLYRDAVKLKIKEGSGISIKDIKSPKSVEHDGDMVYLDSPTFVVDLKKESGVSGIKTVEFELTYQGCSEQGLCYEPYTNSFKLDVDSSKLGSSDEKSTQKVEVKQEIIEEVSESDSIANTIKSGNIIVILLTFLGFGLLLALTPCVFPMIPIISGVIISQGEGITTRKAFALSIVYVLSMAVAYTIAGVLAGLFGSNLQAALQTPWVIYSFSGVFVVLAMSMFGFFELKVPSFLVEKVSSNSNPSGYIGVAIMGFLSALIVGPCVAAPLAGALVYIGQTGDAVLGGMALFSMSIGMGLPLIVVGVSAGKFMPKPGAWMTMVSAVFGVMMLGVAVWMLERIVDSQIITLLYSVLGIGFAIYLGALERDGHIFKRTTAVIIFIYSISLFIGVMAGSSSMTKPLGFLNSSPSTVDNQILSSHVKFEKVTSVKELDTLLAKNSGKKIMLDFSADWCASCKELDEITFADERVKVKLGEFVLIRADLTDNEQAQKELSKKYGVFGPPVMIFFDENLKVLSAKTIVGFIEPDEFLAHLGKI; translated from the coding sequence ATGAAAAAAATTATACTTTTTGTGTTCTCATCTATTTTACTATTTGGGGCACAACCTAAATTTTTAATGCCCGAAGAGGCTTTTAAACCAACCGCTCAAGTTAATAATAATACACAGATTGAAGCTAAAATAGAGATAGCTAAAGATATATATTTATATAGAGATGCTGTAAAGTTAAAGATTAAAGAGGGAAGTGGTATAAGCATTAAGGATATCAAGTCACCTAAAAGCGTTGAGCACGATGGAGATATGGTTTATCTTGATTCTCCGACTTTTGTTGTTGATTTAAAAAAAGAGAGTGGTGTTAGCGGCATTAAAACTGTAGAGTTTGAGCTTACATATCAGGGTTGCTCAGAGCAGGGTCTATGTTATGAGCCGTATACAAACTCTTTTAAACTTGACGTAGACAGTTCAAAACTTGGTTCTAGTGATGAAAAAAGCACACAAAAAGTAGAAGTAAAACAAGAGATAATTGAAGAAGTATCTGAGAGCGATTCTATAGCTAATACAATAAAGTCAGGTAATATCATTGTAATTCTTTTAACTTTCTTGGGGTTTGGTCTTTTGTTAGCTTTGACTCCTTGTGTGTTTCCAATGATACCGATTATTTCTGGAGTAATTATAAGTCAAGGTGAAGGAATTACAACGAGAAAGGCATTTGCACTATCTATTGTATATGTCCTTTCTATGGCTGTTGCTTACACGATTGCTGGTGTTTTAGCTGGTCTATTTGGCTCAAACCTGCAAGCAGCACTTCAAACTCCTTGGGTTATATACTCTTTCTCGGGAGTTTTTGTAGTACTTGCCATGAGCATGTTCGGATTTTTCGAACTTAAAGTTCCAAGCTTTTTAGTCGAAAAAGTAAGTTCAAACAGCAACCCTAGTGGTTATATTGGTGTAGCTATTATGGGATTTTTATCGGCTCTTATAGTTGGTCCATGTGTTGCAGCACCACTTGCTGGTGCTTTAGTTTACATTGGTCAAACAGGTGATGCTGTTCTTGGGGGAATGGCTCTTTTTTCTATGAGTATCGGTATGGGTCTTCCTCTTATTGTTGTCGGTGTAAGTGCTGGTAAGTTTATGCCAAAACCTGGAGCATGGATGACTATGGTTAGTGCAGTATTTGGTGTTATGATGCTTGGCGTTGCTGTTTGGATGCTGGAGCGTATTGTAGATTCTCAAATTATTACACTTTTATACTCTGTTCTTGGTATAGGTTTTGCAATCTATTTAGGTGCTCTTGAGCGTGATGGGCATATCTTTAAAAGAACTACAGCTGTAATCATCTTTATTTACTCTATATCTCTTTTTATTGGAGTTATGGCTGGTTCAAGCAGTATGACAAAACCATTGGGATTTTTAAACTCTTCACCCTCTACAGTTGACAACCAGATACTTTCTTCACATGTAAAGTTTGAAAAGGTAACTTCAGTTAAAGAGCTAGATACGCTTTTAGCTAAGAATAGTGGCAAAAAAATAATGCTTGACTTTAGTGCTGATTGGTGTGCATCTTGCAAAGAATTGGACGAGATTACGTTTGCAGATGAAAGAGTAAAGGTTAAACTTGGGGAGTTTGTTCTTATTAGAGCAGATTTGACAGATAATGAGCAGGCTCAAAAAGAGCTAAGTAAAAAATATGGTGTTTTTGGACCACCGGTAATGATATTTTTTGATGAAAATTTAAAAGTATTAAGCGCTAAAACTATTGTAGGTTTTATAGAGCCAGATGAGTTTTTGGCTCATCTTGGTAAGATTTAA
- a CDS encoding c-type cytochrome — protein MQAQTPYELGKKIYLQKGCYSCHGNKLEGLHEYPHLANRAKGYMSYKLKYFRSNKADTQQQEMMIAYASGLSDADIDNLTTYMYEFVEEENAERYDDSFQTSGDGGS, from the coding sequence TTGCAAGCTCAAACACCTTATGAATTAGGGAAAAAGATATATTTGCAAAAAGGGTGCTATAGTTGTCATGGTAACAAACTAGAAGGTTTACATGAATATCCACATCTGGCAAATAGAGCCAAGGGTTATATGAGTTATAAACTTAAATACTTTCGCTCTAACAAAGCAGACACCCAGCAACAAGAGATGATGATAGCTTATGCCTCTGGCTTAAGTGATGCAGATATAGATAATTTAACAACCTACATGTATGAGTTTGTAGAGGAAGAGAATGCTGAAAGATATGATGACAGCTTTCAAACATCTGGAGATGGTGGATCATGA
- the hrpB gene encoding ATP-dependent helicase HrpB, with the protein MKSLPINEVLEDIKSSLGTNSTLILQAPPGTGKSTLVPISLLSESWLGEKMIIMLEPRRVAARMVATQMAKLLGEDVGDSVGYQVKMDSCYSKKTKILVVTEAILVRMLQADQTLSKVALVIFDEFHERSINSDLSLALSLQVQELLRDDLKILIMSATLNSQEISKLLESAPVITSQGKAYEVEVNYLNINTKQPDSRSINTLVLSAILNSIKDDEGDILVFLPGVKEIKNLQNSLHVALKNKDISVLPLYSALGKKEQDRALQNSTCRKIILSTNIAQTSLTIEGVRVVIDTGLEKLSRYNHSNAMDHLEMSFISKESAIQRSGRAGRVSNGKCYRLWHEGKVVLESTKPEILRSDLSSLLLDLALWGVDDFNELKWLDIPNEKLIQESRVVLKELQMLDDSYKITLFGRQALSLGVHPRFSYMILKANDMGYAYEASLLAALLSEKDIFKDSRTDSSILSRFIHLYEKDFDENYIHVHRAREVLKQTDFFYSKLKKIKKVDKKSSVLNKDILAVLLLLAYPDRLAMQRAKNENRYKLSNGKGAILHLEDSMFNEEFLVVPNLNANESDSFINLSMSISMQQIEKYFSDFIKQEESINYNKQNKKFDIRDNSYFLQLQLYSSVSNQSSKHNYKKLILELIKKEGLGLLTWSRKATSLMARVNFVNRHLELMFEDLSDERLLESLESWLEPYLDGVTTVKELESLDMYAILLALISWENQQRLEALAPLHVRVPSGSNIYIDYSDPNKPSVSVKIQEVFGLLEVPKILNSTIALQIHLLSPGMRPIQITYDLKSFWQNSYVEVAKELRGKYKRHYWPENPYEAVATTKTKKYM; encoded by the coding sequence ATGAAAAGCCTCCCAATAAATGAAGTCTTAGAAGATATTAAAAGCTCACTAGGCACCAACTCAACACTTATACTGCAAGCTCCTCCTGGGACCGGAAAAAGTACACTTGTTCCAATCTCTTTACTTAGCGAGTCTTGGCTTGGCGAGAAGATGATAATTATGCTTGAGCCAAGAAGAGTTGCGGCTAGGATGGTAGCAACTCAAATGGCGAAACTCTTGGGTGAAGATGTCGGAGATAGCGTTGGTTATCAGGTTAAAATGGATAGTTGTTACAGTAAAAAAACAAAAATCCTTGTAGTAACTGAAGCTATCTTGGTTCGTATGCTTCAAGCAGACCAAACACTTTCAAAAGTGGCTTTAGTTATTTTTGATGAGTTTCATGAGAGAAGTATTAACAGCGACCTCTCTTTGGCTCTGTCTTTGCAAGTTCAAGAGCTACTGCGAGATGATTTAAAAATTTTAATAATGTCAGCAACGCTTAACTCACAAGAGATTTCAAAACTGCTAGAGAGTGCTCCTGTGATCACTTCACAAGGTAAGGCCTATGAGGTGGAAGTTAATTATTTAAATATAAATACAAAGCAGCCCGACAGCAGGTCCATAAACACGCTTGTATTGAGTGCAATTCTTAACTCTATTAAAGATGACGAGGGGGATATTTTAGTTTTTTTACCTGGAGTCAAAGAGATAAAAAACTTGCAAAACTCACTACATGTAGCTTTAAAAAACAAAGATATTTCAGTTTTGCCTCTATACTCAGCACTAGGTAAAAAAGAGCAGGATAGAGCCTTACAAAACTCTACCTGTAGAAAAATTATTCTCTCAACTAACATAGCCCAGACATCTTTAACCATTGAGGGTGTAAGAGTTGTTATTGATACCGGTTTAGAAAAACTATCAAGATATAACCACTCAAACGCCATGGACCATCTGGAGATGTCGTTTATATCTAAAGAATCAGCAATTCAAAGGTCAGGAAGGGCTGGACGTGTCTCAAACGGAAAGTGCTACAGACTTTGGCATGAGGGGAAAGTCGTGCTTGAGTCAACAAAGCCTGAGATACTAAGGTCAGATTTAAGTTCACTGCTTTTAGACCTTGCTCTGTGGGGAGTTGATGATTTTAATGAACTTAAATGGCTTGATATTCCAAATGAGAAGCTTATACAAGAGAGCAGGGTTGTTCTAAAAGAGTTGCAAATGTTAGATGACTCCTATAAAATCACTCTCTTTGGGAGACAAGCTTTGAGTCTTGGAGTGCATCCCCGCTTCTCTTATATGATTTTAAAAGCCAATGATATGGGGTATGCATATGAGGCCTCTCTTTTGGCAGCACTTTTAAGTGAAAAAGATATTTTTAAAGATTCACGAACAGACAGTAGTATACTATCTAGGTTTATCCATCTTTATGAAAAAGATTTTGATGAAAACTACATACATGTACACAGAGCGAGAGAGGTTTTAAAACAGACGGATTTTTTTTACTCTAAACTTAAAAAGATTAAAAAAGTGGATAAAAAAAGTTCTGTTTTAAATAAAGATATATTAGCAGTATTACTTCTTTTGGCTTATCCAGATAGACTTGCGATGCAAAGAGCAAAGAATGAAAATAGATATAAACTCAGTAATGGCAAAGGGGCAATCCTACATCTAGAAGACTCTATGTTTAACGAAGAGTTTTTAGTTGTGCCAAATCTAAATGCAAACGAAAGCGACTCTTTTATAAATTTGAGTATGAGTATATCGATGCAACAGATAGAGAAGTATTTTAGCGATTTTATAAAGCAGGAAGAGTCTATAAACTACAACAAACAAAATAAAAAATTTGACATAAGAGATAACAGCTATTTCTTGCAGTTACAGCTTTACTCATCTGTAAGTAACCAAAGCTCAAAACACAACTACAAAAAACTGATTTTAGAGTTAATTAAAAAAGAGGGCTTGGGACTTCTTACATGGAGTAGAAAAGCAACTAGCTTAATGGCAAGGGTAAACTTTGTAAACAGACATTTGGAGTTGATGTTTGAAGATTTAAGCGATGAGAGACTACTTGAGAGTTTAGAGAGTTGGCTGGAGCCGTATCTTGATGGTGTCACTACGGTTAAAGAGCTTGAGAGCTTGGACATGTATGCAATTCTCTTGGCTTTAATATCATGGGAGAATCAACAGCGTTTAGAGGCTCTCGCTCCTCTACATGTAAGAGTTCCAAGCGGTTCAAATATTTATATAGATTACTCAGACCCGAATAAGCCATCGGTAAGTGTTAAAATTCAAGAAGTTTTTGGACTGCTTGAGGTGCCAAAGATACTAAACAGCACTATAGCTTTGCAAATCCATCTTTTGTCGCCGGGTATGCGACCTATTCAAATAACATACGATTTAAAAAGCTTTTGGCAAAACTCATATGTTGAGGTGGCAAAAGAGCTTAGAGGTAAGTATAAAAGACATTACTGGCCTGAAAATCCATATGAAGCAGTTGCCACGACTAAGACAAAAAAATATATGTAA
- a CDS encoding DegT/DnrJ/EryC1/StrS family aminotransferase, with product MNIDFVDLKAQYREYKSEIDSEVLEVFSSAEFIRGEKLTSLEKNLVSFTEADHAICCGSGTDALMLSLVALNIGHGDEVITTPFASSSTAEVISLLGAHIIFVDIDEENYNIDPVKIRSAITEKTKVIIPVSLFGQCADMDSINSIAKEYDLPVIEDASQSFGATYNGKKSCNLSTIGYTSFYPSKPLGAYGNGGAVFTNDEELAAKIRALLENKIYGYLDEVQAAVLGVKLKYFDNEIKLRDEIGTRYNDLLEDANVITPKISESNICVFSHYSIRVEDREAMMEKLRDEEIPTIIYYSIPLHLQEAFKKLGYNEGNYPVSEKVSSQIMSLPMSAFLTEEEQDFIVHTIKS from the coding sequence ATGAATATTGATTTTGTAGATTTAAAAGCACAATATAGAGAGTATAAGTCAGAGATAGATAGTGAAGTTTTAGAGGTATTTAGTTCAGCGGAGTTTATCCGCGGAGAAAAGTTAACATCTCTGGAAAAAAACTTAGTTTCTTTCACTGAAGCTGATCATGCTATTTGCTGCGGAAGTGGTACTGATGCCCTTATGCTCTCTTTGGTTGCTTTAAATATTGGTCATGGAGATGAGGTCATTACCACTCCATTTGCATCAAGCTCAACTGCAGAAGTTATCTCACTTTTGGGTGCACATATTATTTTCGTAGATATAGACGAGGAAAATTACAATATCGACCCTGTAAAAATCAGAAGTGCAATAACTGAAAAAACAAAAGTAATTATACCGGTCTCACTTTTTGGACAGTGTGCAGATATGGACAGCATTAACTCTATAGCAAAAGAGTATGATTTACCTGTAATAGAAGATGCTTCTCAGAGCTTTGGCGCAACTTACAATGGCAAAAAATCCTGCAACCTCTCAACTATAGGTTATACAAGTTTTTACCCATCAAAACCACTGGGTGCTTATGGCAACGGTGGAGCAGTTTTTACAAACGATGAGGAGCTGGCAGCTAAAATCAGAGCTCTATTGGAAAATAAAATATATGGCTATCTTGACGAGGTTCAAGCGGCGGTTCTGGGTGTAAAACTAAAATATTTTGATAATGAGATAAAACTTCGTGATGAGATAGGGACAAGGTACAATGACCTGCTTGAAGATGCTAATGTTATAACTCCAAAAATTTCAGAATCAAATATATGTGTTTTTTCTCACTATTCCATAAGAGTTGAAGATAGAGAGGCTATGATGGAGAAGTTAAGAGATGAAGAGATTCCAACTATTATTTATTATTCTATTCCTCTTCATCTTCAAGAAGCATTCAAAAAGCTAGGCTACAATGAGGGTAACTACCCTGTTAGTGAGAAAGTATCCTCACAAATCATGTCACTACCGATGAGTGCTTTTCTAACAGAAGAAGAGCAAGACTTTATAGTTCATACAATAAAAAGTTAA
- the lpxB gene encoding lipid-A-disaccharide synthase: MKILVSALEHSANIHLKSLKKELSDDVEFVGIFDSELGDSIIDLRSLAIMGFVDAIKKLRFFFKLNTQMANLAKDVDKVLLIDSSGFNLPLAKKIKKKYPDKEIIYYILPQAWAWKPKRIPVLEKTIDHLASILPFEKGYYSKSAPITYVGHPLLDIIKEYKEELNLHVEKIAFMPGSRKGEINKLMPVYKELQKSLHVEATIVIPEHFSKQEVKELYGDLSGFKIAHNAHKTLLQSDFAFICSGTATLEAALIGTPFILTYIAKPLDYFIASRLVKLNHLGLSNIMFTKFNERAMHPEFIQDDVTVDNLIKAFGEYNKTEFLNDSKALREYLQHGSSKNVALIIEEK; this comes from the coding sequence ATGAAAATTTTAGTTAGTGCTTTAGAACACTCAGCAAACATACACCTAAAATCTTTGAAAAAAGAGTTAAGTGATGATGTAGAGTTTGTTGGTATATTTGACAGTGAACTTGGTGATAGTATTATTGATTTAAGAAGCCTTGCTATTATGGGTTTTGTTGATGCTATTAAAAAACTGAGATTTTTCTTTAAACTAAATACTCAGATGGCAAATTTGGCTAAAGATGTAGATAAAGTACTGCTTATAGACTCATCAGGATTCAACCTGCCACTGGCTAAAAAAATTAAAAAGAAATACCCCGATAAAGAGATAATTTACTATATATTACCTCAAGCATGGGCTTGGAAACCAAAGCGTATTCCAGTGCTGGAAAAAACAATAGACCATTTAGCCTCTATACTTCCGTTTGAAAAAGGGTATTATTCAAAGAGTGCTCCAATCACCTATGTAGGTCACCCTCTTCTTGATATTATAAAAGAGTATAAAGAGGAACTAAACCTACATGTAGAAAAAATTGCTTTTATGCCAGGGAGCAGAAAAGGCGAAATAAACAAGCTTATGCCTGTTTATAAAGAACTTCAAAAATCTCTACATGTAGAAGCTACTATTGTAATACCAGAACATTTCAGCAAGCAGGAAGTAAAAGAACTTTATGGTGATTTAAGCGGTTTTAAAATAGCTCATAACGCACATAAAACACTTCTGCAGTCTGATTTTGCATTTATTTGCAGCGGTACTGCTACACTAGAAGCAGCACTTATTGGAACTCCTTTTATTCTAACCTATATAGCAAAACCACTTGACTACTTTATAGCGAGCAGGCTTGTAAAATTAAATCATTTAGGACTTAGTAATATAATGTTTACCAAGTTTAATGAAAGAGCTATGCACCCTGAGTTTATCCAAGATGATGTAACGGTAGATAACTTGATTAAAGCTTTTGGCGAGTATAACAAAACTGAATTTTTAAATGACTCAAAAGCATTAAGAGAATACTTGCAACATGGAAGTTCAAAAAATGTTGCATTAATAATAGAGGAAAAATAA